In the genome of Solibacillus silvestris, one region contains:
- a CDS encoding ammonium transporter — MTNEALELSINLVWVMLGAFFVFFMHAGFAMVEAGFTRSKNAVNILMKNILTISIGGLVYFAVGYAIMFGESSGGLIGSSGFALNGVDDIAFFVFQAMFAATCATIISGAVAERTNITAYIALVVIMTAIIYPVVGHWVWQGDGWLTSLGFVDFAGSTVVHLTGAVGALVVAAIVGPRIGKYAKGVVNVIPGHSIPLGALGVFILWLGWYGFNGASTLAADPALVPGVIANTFLSASAGVIATALYTRLRYGFIDGSLTLNGALAGLVSITAGAANLSIVGSIIAGAVGGAVLVEAVRFIEHKLKVDDPVGAVAVHGVAGIWGTLAVGLFDTAGGGLFYGGGAELLGVQALGVVAVIAWTASTVAIATYIIKAFIPLRVTHEEEVQGLDISEHGAYAYEMQETFKGLSKTNDSFAQRLTNLGKVSSTSNVQDSGTKTKAKTGFPNSLSSTKS, encoded by the coding sequence ATGACGAATGAAGCATTGGAATTATCGATTAACCTAGTTTGGGTAATGCTCGGGGCGTTTTTCGTATTCTTCATGCATGCGGGATTCGCGATGGTAGAGGCAGGGTTTACACGCTCAAAAAATGCAGTCAATATTTTAATGAAAAATATTTTAACGATTTCAATCGGAGGCCTTGTCTACTTTGCAGTCGGATATGCCATTATGTTCGGTGAAAGTTCAGGCGGATTGATTGGTTCTTCCGGTTTTGCTTTAAACGGTGTAGATGATATCGCATTTTTCGTTTTCCAGGCAATGTTTGCTGCGACATGTGCAACAATCATCTCAGGTGCTGTTGCTGAACGTACAAATATTACGGCGTATATCGCATTGGTCGTTATCATGACAGCTATTATTTATCCTGTTGTCGGCCATTGGGTATGGCAAGGTGATGGATGGTTAACTTCTTTAGGCTTCGTCGATTTTGCCGGATCAACAGTAGTACATTTAACCGGCGCTGTTGGTGCTCTAGTAGTCGCAGCAATCGTTGGTCCTCGTATCGGGAAATATGCTAAAGGTGTCGTAAACGTTATTCCAGGTCACTCCATTCCACTTGGCGCATTAGGTGTTTTCATCCTTTGGTTAGGTTGGTACGGCTTTAATGGTGCATCAACATTGGCAGCAGATCCGGCATTAGTTCCAGGCGTTATTGCAAATACTTTCTTATCCGCATCTGCCGGTGTAATTGCTACTGCCCTTTATACACGACTTCGTTACGGCTTTATCGATGGTTCTTTAACATTAAACGGTGCCCTAGCCGGTTTAGTAAGTATTACCGCCGGCGCTGCTAACTTAAGCATAGTCGGATCTATTATCGCAGGTGCTGTAGGTGGTGCTGTGTTAGTAGAAGCCGTCCGCTTTATTGAACACAAACTAAAAGTGGATGATCCGGTTGGTGCTGTTGCTGTACATGGTGTTGCTGGTATTTGGGGTACATTAGCAGTCGGATTATTCGATACTGCTGGCGGTGGTCTATTTTACGGCGGCGGTGCTGAATTACTAGGCGTGCAGGCATTAGGTGTAGTCGCAGTAATCGCATGGACTGCAAGTACTGTTGCCATTGCAACGTACATTATTAAAGCATTTATTCCTCTACGTGTTACACACGAAGAAGAAGTCCAAGGTTTGGATATTTCCGAACATGGCGCATACGCTTATGAAATGCAGGAAACTTTTAAAGGTCTTTCAAAAACAAATGACAGTTTTGCCCAACGTCTAACGAACCTAGGAAAAGTATCATCTACTTCCAATGTACAGGATAGCGGGACTAAAACTAAAGCTAAAACTGGGTTCCCGAATTCTTTAAGCTCAACTAAGAGCTAA
- a CDS encoding proline dehydrogenase, translating into MALRDFFISLSENQTLSNAAGQYGLKLGAQSVVAGTTIEEVIESIRKLNEQGISCTVDNLGEYVTDESEATQAKEEILAMIEAIQVEELDAHISLKPSQLGLDIDIDFCYDNLYEIVERAHEYGIFVNFDMEDYKRLQPSFDILEELAKSFDNVGTVIQAYFHRAKDDIENFKDYRLRVVKGAYKESEEVAYQDKLDIDINFIELIEYHLAHGHFTSIATHDHNIIKHVKYYVEQYDIPKEKFEFQMLYGFRKDLQLELAREGYQVCVYVPYGKDWYGYFMRRLAERPQNISLVTKQVFNKKTNTLLAVAAGAYLLGRLTKKK; encoded by the coding sequence ATGGCATTACGTGACTTTTTCATTTCATTATCTGAAAACCAAACTCTTAGCAATGCAGCAGGGCAATACGGTTTAAAATTAGGCGCACAAAGCGTTGTTGCAGGGACAACAATTGAAGAAGTAATCGAAAGCATTCGAAAATTAAACGAGCAAGGAATTTCTTGCACCGTCGATAATTTAGGCGAATATGTTACTGATGAATCAGAGGCAACACAAGCAAAAGAAGAAATTTTAGCTATGATCGAAGCCATTCAGGTTGAAGAATTGGATGCACATATTTCCTTGAAACCTTCACAGCTAGGGTTGGATATCGATATCGATTTCTGCTACGACAACTTGTATGAAATTGTAGAACGCGCCCATGAATATGGAATCTTCGTCAATTTTGATATGGAAGATTATAAGCGACTTCAGCCATCCTTCGATATACTGGAGGAACTTGCAAAGTCATTCGATAATGTCGGAACAGTTATTCAAGCATACTTCCACCGTGCAAAGGACGATATAGAAAACTTTAAGGATTACCGCCTTCGAGTTGTAAAGGGTGCCTATAAAGAATCGGAAGAAGTAGCGTACCAGGATAAGCTTGATATTGATATTAACTTTATTGAGCTGATTGAATACCATTTGGCACACGGACACTTTACATCGATTGCCACACATGACCACAATATTATTAAGCATGTGAAGTATTACGTCGAGCAATATGATATTCCGAAAGAAAAATTCGAATTTCAGATGCTTTACGGGTTCCGTAAAGACTTGCAGCTGGAACTTGCACGTGAAGGCTATCAAGTATGTGTGTATGTACCCTACGGTAAAGACTGGTACGGCTATTTCATGCGTCGCTTAGCTGAACGTCCACAAAATATTAGCCTAGTGACAAAACAAGTATTCAATAAAAAGACAAACACTTTACTGGCAGTAGCAGCTGGAGCATACCTCCTTGGACGATTAACGAAAAAGAAATAA
- a CDS encoding DNA-binding response regulator yields MIRIVIAEDQGMLLGAMKSLLSMEEDIEVVGLAKNGEEAIEMVTELNPDICIMDIEMPIKTGLDAAEALRGSECKIIILTTFARPGYFERARKAGVRGYLLKDSPIEELVNSIRIIMDGRRIYAPELVDFVYEDDSENPLTERESQVLELVAEGKTTKEIAAELYLSAGTVRNYISVILDKLGVGNRIEAIARFKEKGWNKKKM; encoded by the coding sequence ATGATTCGAATTGTAATTGCAGAAGATCAAGGGATGCTGCTTGGGGCAATGAAGTCACTGCTTAGCATGGAAGAGGATATTGAAGTAGTCGGCCTTGCCAAAAATGGGGAAGAAGCCATCGAGATGGTGACAGAACTGAATCCGGACATTTGTATTATGGATATAGAAATGCCGATCAAAACTGGGTTGGATGCTGCCGAAGCGTTAAGAGGAAGCGAATGTAAAATAATTATTTTAACGACGTTTGCGCGACCAGGTTATTTTGAACGTGCAAGAAAAGCGGGAGTGCGCGGTTATTTATTGAAGGACAGTCCGATTGAGGAACTTGTCAATTCCATTCGGATCATTATGGATGGACGTCGCATTTACGCGCCGGAGCTAGTGGATTTTGTTTATGAAGACGACAGTGAAAATCCGCTGACGGAACGAGAAAGCCAAGTGCTGGAACTTGTTGCGGAAGGGAAGACAACAAAGGAAATTGCGGCAGAGCTCTATTTATCTGCAGGTACTGTGCGAAACTATATTTCCGTCATACTTGATAAGCTTGGTGTCGGCAACCGAATCGAAGCAATCGCCCGTTTCAAAGAAAAAGGCTGGAATAAAAAGAAAATGTGA
- a CDS encoding histidine kinase — protein sequence MWISFQMLLNIAMTLVFGYVYLALFTAFFIGNIKQPVGFYIMYGLHIGFTVLSIVGGYFIFLDLFLSQTPFIIINMLGVVLLPFTLYSRTKRENLEGELETARERISELTVFEERQRIARDLHDTLGQKLSMIGLKSDLAARLIEKNPEQAILEIKDIRQTASVALKEVRELVADMRTVRIEEELYRVEQILKAAQIKLRLNGDKSEIQMPILAENVISMCLKEAVTNIVKHSKATICRISFYQSDDEFKMTIQDNGVGFERFNTLISGNGLKGMQERVEFINGSLEIESDEGTTVVLKIPLAITHQKGENVK from the coding sequence ATGTGGATCAGCTTTCAAATGTTGCTGAATATCGCAATGACACTTGTATTTGGCTACGTATATTTGGCATTGTTTACCGCGTTTTTCATCGGTAATATTAAACAGCCAGTTGGATTTTATATTATGTATGGCTTACATATAGGCTTTACCGTTCTTTCTATTGTCGGGGGGTATTTCATTTTCCTTGACTTATTTTTATCGCAAACACCGTTTATTATTATTAATATGCTAGGTGTTGTGCTATTACCGTTTACACTCTATTCAAGAACGAAAAGGGAAAATTTGGAAGGTGAGCTGGAAACGGCGCGGGAACGCATTTCTGAATTGACGGTGTTTGAAGAACGCCAGCGTATTGCACGTGATTTACACGATACACTTGGTCAAAAACTTTCAATGATTGGATTGAAAAGTGATTTAGCTGCACGATTAATTGAAAAAAATCCAGAACAAGCCATTTTGGAAATAAAGGATATTCGTCAAACCGCGAGTGTCGCGCTAAAAGAAGTACGTGAGCTTGTAGCCGATATGCGGACTGTAAGGATTGAGGAAGAGCTTTACCGTGTAGAACAAATTTTAAAAGCTGCACAGATTAAACTGCGGTTAAATGGCGATAAAAGTGAAATTCAAATGCCGATTTTAGCAGAAAATGTTATTAGTATGTGCTTGAAGGAAGCAGTTACAAATATCGTCAAACATAGTAAAGCGACGATTTGCCGTATTAGCTTTTATCAAAGTGATGATGAATTCAAAATGACGATTCAAGATAATGGGGTTGGCTTTGAACGCTTCAATACATTAATCAGCGGAAATGGTTTAAAAGGGATGCAGGAGCGTGTTGAATTTATCAATGGTTCACTTGAAATAGAGAGTGATGAAGGGACGACGGTTGTGCTGAAAATACCGTTGGCGATCACGCATCAAAAGGGAGAGAACGTGAAATGA
- a CDS encoding fatty acid desaturase, translating to MVSTHADKTKQLRKDVAPFAKSETRLSIQQILNTLVPLLLIWGAGYVLLQYSPWYTALCSILASGFVIRAFIIFHDCTHGSFFKSKKANAIIGNITGIVTSFPYEKWKREHTIHHATSSNLDKRGIGDIDMLTVDEYLEKSKLGRLGYRLYRNPIVLFGLGPLFMVLILNRFNRKDAKRKERLNTYFNNIALLVICTTLILIFGWSTFLLVHGLTLFIAGSLGIWLFYIQHTYEDSYFEVDSEWDYVKAAVEGSSYYKLPKVLQWITGNIGFHHVHHLSPRVPNYKLEDAHESIKPLQQATTITIKTSLESIRYKLYDAENYRFITFKEAAELEATRDRTVTN from the coding sequence ATGGTAAGCACACATGCAGATAAAACAAAGCAGCTGAGAAAAGATGTTGCACCGTTCGCAAAGTCAGAAACGCGACTTAGTATTCAACAAATATTAAATACGCTTGTACCACTTTTATTAATTTGGGGAGCAGGTTATGTATTACTGCAGTACTCTCCATGGTATACGGCGTTATGTAGTATCCTTGCTTCAGGATTTGTTATTCGTGCATTTATTATTTTCCATGACTGTACACACGGTTCATTCTTCAAAAGCAAAAAGGCGAATGCCATTATCGGTAATATTACAGGTATTGTGACATCTTTCCCTTACGAAAAGTGGAAACGTGAGCATACGATTCACCACGCAACAAGTTCAAATTTGGATAAGCGCGGGATTGGCGATATCGATATGCTGACAGTTGATGAATACCTTGAAAAGTCAAAATTAGGTCGTTTAGGTTATCGTTTATATCGTAACCCGATTGTCCTGTTCGGTTTAGGACCACTATTTATGGTACTTATACTGAATCGTTTTAATCGTAAAGATGCAAAGCGTAAAGAGCGCTTAAACACGTATTTCAATAACATCGCATTATTAGTTATTTGTACAACCCTTATTTTAATATTTGGTTGGTCAACATTCTTATTAGTACATGGTTTAACATTGTTTATTGCAGGTTCATTAGGGATCTGGCTGTTCTATATTCAGCATACTTACGAAGATTCATACTTTGAAGTTGATTCGGAGTGGGATTATGTAAAAGCTGCAGTAGAAGGAAGTTCATACTACAAATTACCGAAAGTACTACAATGGATTACAGGAAATATCGGATTCCACCACGTACACCATTTGTCACCGCGTGTACCGAACTATAAGCTGGAAGATGCACATGAGTCGATCAAGCCGCTTCAACAGGCAACGACGATTACAATAAAGACAAGCTTAGAATCAATTCGCTACAAATTATACGATGCCGAAAATTACCGCTTTATTACATTTAAAGAAGCGGCAGAACTTGAGGCAACGCGTGACCGAACTGTTACAAACTAA
- a CDS encoding phosphinothricin acetyltransferase: MIRRATKEDIPTILEIFNDNILNSTAIYMYKEQTLEDRLQWFEEKQASDYPLFVFEEDGEVAGYATYGSFRAYPANQYTVEHSVYVHKNHYKKGIASKLMNAIIEEAKVKGVKTMVGCIDKENIASIKIHEKFGFLYSGTIRNAGYKFGKWLDLVFYQLDLDGPKIPQEN; the protein is encoded by the coding sequence ATGATTCGACGTGCAACAAAAGAAGACATACCGACTATTTTGGAAATATTTAACGATAATATTCTTAATTCCACAGCGATTTACATGTACAAGGAACAGACATTGGAAGACCGTTTGCAATGGTTTGAAGAAAAGCAGGCTTCAGATTATCCGCTATTCGTATTTGAAGAAGACGGAGAGGTTGCGGGCTATGCGACATACGGCAGTTTCCGTGCCTATCCAGCCAACCAATATACAGTAGAGCATTCAGTATACGTTCATAAAAATCATTATAAAAAAGGGATTGCGAGTAAACTAATGAATGCAATTATTGAAGAAGCAAAAGTAAAAGGTGTAAAGACAATGGTTGGCTGTATTGATAAAGAAAATATCGCCAGTATTAAAATACATGAGAAATTCGGATTTTTATATAGCGGAACAATCCGCAATGCGGGTTATAAATTCGGGAAATGGCTGGATCTGGTGTTTTACCAGTTAGATTTGGATGGACCAAAAATTCCACAGGAAAATTAG
- a CDS encoding methionine synthase — MYNHPIHEQLQKRILIIDGAMGTMLQAENLTYEDFGGEDLDGCNENLVLTRPDVLGKIHREYLAAGADIICTNTFGGTPLVLDEYDLGDKAVEINKRAVEIALEAAKEFSTPEWPRFVAGAIGPTTKTLSVTGGITFEELEENFYIQAKALIEAGADLLLMETSQDMLNVKAGTIAIHRAFEELGKELPVMISGTIEPMGTTLAGQSIEAFYISIEHIKPLSVGLNCATGPEFMTDHIRSLAELSNGYISCYPNAGLPDEEGCYHETPDSLSKKLQGFAEKGWLNIVGGCCGTTPAHIAAIREAVDGYKPREPKDVTHGHVVSGIEPLQYDESMRPLFIGERTNVIGSRKFKNLIVDGKFEEAAEIARAQVKNGAHVIDICLANPDRDEVEDMKNFMQEVVKKVKVPLVIDSTDEKVMEVALKFSQGKAIINSINLEDGEERFDAVMPLVKKYGASLVVGTIDETGMAITREQKLEVAKRSYKLLTEKWGMSAEDIIFDPLMFPVGTGDEQYIGAAEETIEGIRLIKEHLPGCLTVLGVSNVSFGLPPVGREVLNAVYLYHCTQAGLDYAIVNTEKLERYASIPEEEIKLANDLIFNTNDETLAVFTDFYRDKKKDAVVKELPATVEERLAYYILEGTKEGLIEDLNAALEKFDTPLDIINGPLMAGMAEVGKLFNENQLIVAEVLQSAGVMKAAVAHLEQFMEKGDTSANKGTMVLATVKGDVHDIGKNLVDIILSNNGYRVVDLGIKVTPAQLIETIRREKPDFIGLSGLLVKSAQQMVITAQDFKEAGIDIPILVGGAALSRRFTETKIADQYDGPVIYSKDAMQGLEQANRLMNTNERHVFIEELRDAREKRLESDAKRAARPAVAVLEKPVRTVGDAAVWKPKDLVPHIKPDYSVAHLHPYVNMRTLIGHHLGLKGNLEQLLADQDERAILLTDLVNGYLTNGGLSASGMYQFFPAQSDGDDVVVYSPDDAKTEIKRFTFPRQQAAPFLCLSDYLKPVDSGEMDYIALMVVTAGKGVSEKANELKQAGKFLESHALQATALELAEGFAERIHQEIRDQWGFPDATDFTMRDRFAAKYQGQRFSFGYPACPNLEDQEKLFSLLKPEKIGVHLTEGFMMEPEASVSAIVFAHPDARYFNV, encoded by the coding sequence ATGTATAATCACCCGATTCATGAGCAATTACAAAAAAGAATACTTATCATCGATGGTGCCATGGGGACAATGCTTCAGGCAGAAAACCTAACATATGAAGATTTTGGCGGAGAAGACTTAGACGGTTGTAATGAAAACCTGGTACTTACAAGACCTGATGTATTGGGTAAAATCCACCGTGAATATTTAGCTGCTGGCGCTGATATTATTTGTACAAATACGTTTGGCGGTACACCACTCGTACTGGATGAGTATGACTTAGGGGACAAGGCAGTCGAAATAAATAAGCGAGCGGTTGAAATTGCACTAGAGGCAGCAAAAGAGTTTTCGACACCAGAATGGCCGCGCTTTGTCGCAGGTGCAATCGGACCTACTACAAAAACATTGTCGGTAACAGGCGGTATTACATTTGAAGAGTTGGAAGAAAACTTTTATATACAGGCAAAAGCGCTAATCGAAGCTGGGGCGGATCTGCTCTTAATGGAGACTTCCCAGGATATGCTCAATGTTAAAGCGGGAACGATTGCCATTCACCGTGCATTTGAGGAACTTGGCAAAGAGCTGCCTGTCATGATTTCAGGAACAATTGAGCCAATGGGAACAACGCTTGCCGGGCAATCAATCGAAGCATTTTATATTTCTATTGAGCATATTAAGCCGTTGTCTGTCGGATTAAACTGTGCAACAGGTCCGGAATTTATGACCGATCATATCCGTTCATTGGCGGAACTTTCGAATGGCTATATTAGCTGTTATCCGAATGCAGGTTTACCGGACGAAGAAGGCTGCTACCATGAAACGCCGGATTCATTATCGAAAAAACTGCAAGGCTTCGCAGAAAAAGGCTGGTTGAACATCGTCGGCGGCTGCTGTGGTACAACGCCAGCACATATCGCGGCGATCCGTGAAGCTGTAGATGGCTATAAACCGCGTGAGCCGAAAGATGTAACACACGGACATGTCGTATCAGGTATCGAACCATTGCAATATGATGAATCGATGCGTCCGTTATTTATCGGGGAGCGTACGAATGTAATCGGCTCTCGTAAATTCAAAAACCTGATTGTTGACGGGAAATTTGAAGAAGCAGCGGAAATTGCGCGTGCACAAGTGAAAAACGGGGCGCATGTCATCGATATTTGTTTAGCAAACCCTGACCGTGATGAAGTAGAAGATATGAAAAACTTCATGCAGGAAGTTGTGAAAAAAGTTAAAGTGCCGCTCGTGATTGACTCTACAGATGAAAAAGTAATGGAAGTCGCACTGAAGTTTTCGCAAGGGAAGGCCATTATTAACTCGATTAACTTGGAAGATGGAGAAGAGCGTTTCGATGCTGTTATGCCACTAGTGAAAAAATATGGGGCTTCACTTGTTGTCGGTACGATTGATGAAACTGGAATGGCTATTACACGTGAGCAAAAGCTTGAAGTAGCGAAGCGTTCTTATAAGCTGTTAACAGAAAAATGGGGCATGTCAGCAGAAGACATTATCTTTGACCCGTTAATGTTCCCGGTAGGTACAGGTGACGAGCAATATATTGGTGCCGCTGAGGAAACAATCGAAGGAATTCGCCTCATTAAAGAACATTTACCTGGCTGCTTAACAGTGCTCGGTGTAAGTAATGTTTCGTTCGGCTTACCGCCAGTTGGGCGTGAAGTATTAAATGCGGTGTATTTATATCACTGTACACAAGCAGGCCTGGACTATGCGATTGTAAATACTGAAAAACTGGAGCGCTATGCATCGATTCCTGAAGAAGAAATCAAGCTGGCGAACGATTTAATCTTCAATACAAATGATGAAACACTCGCTGTATTTACTGACTTTTACCGTGATAAAAAGAAAGATGCAGTCGTAAAAGAATTACCGGCGACAGTGGAAGAACGTCTTGCGTATTACATATTGGAAGGTACGAAGGAAGGGTTAATTGAAGATTTAAATGCAGCACTCGAAAAGTTCGATACACCGCTTGATATTATTAATGGACCATTAATGGCAGGGATGGCGGAAGTCGGCAAGCTGTTTAACGAAAACCAGTTGATTGTAGCGGAAGTGCTACAAAGTGCCGGTGTCATGAAAGCAGCGGTCGCTCATCTAGAGCAGTTTATGGAGAAGGGCGATACGAGTGCCAATAAAGGGACAATGGTTTTGGCGACAGTAAAAGGCGATGTTCATGATATCGGGAAAAACCTGGTCGACATTATTTTAAGCAATAACGGCTATCGTGTTGTAGATTTAGGGATTAAAGTAACACCTGCACAGCTGATTGAAACAATTCGAAGAGAAAAACCCGACTTTATTGGATTGTCAGGTTTACTTGTAAAATCGGCTCAGCAAATGGTCATTACGGCACAAGACTTTAAAGAAGCCGGTATTGATATTCCGATATTAGTAGGAGGCGCGGCATTGTCACGTCGCTTTACTGAGACGAAAATTGCCGATCAGTATGATGGACCGGTAATCTATTCAAAAGATGCAATGCAAGGTTTAGAACAGGCGAATCGCTTAATGAATACTAACGAGCGTCATGTATTCATAGAAGAACTGCGCGATGCACGAGAAAAGCGTCTGGAATCAGATGCGAAACGTGCGGCACGTCCAGCGGTGGCGGTTCTCGAAAAGCCGGTACGAACAGTTGGGGATGCGGCGGTATGGAAGCCAAAAGATTTAGTACCGCATATTAAACCGGATTATTCGGTAGCCCATTTACATCCGTATGTGAATATGCGTACATTAATCGGACACCATTTAGGGCTTAAAGGGAACTTGGAACAATTGCTTGCAGACCAAGATGAACGCGCGATTTTATTAACGGATTTAGTAAATGGTTATTTAACAAACGGCGGATTAAGTGCTTCTGGAATGTATCAATTTTTCCCGGCGCAATCCGATGGCGATGATGTTGTCGTATACAGCCCGGACGATGCAAAAACTGAAATCAAACGCTTTACATTCCCTCGCCAGCAAGCAGCCCCATTTTTATGTTTGTCGGATTATTTAAAGCCGGTAGACAGCGGTGAAATGGACTATATTGCGTTAATGGTCGTTACAGCAGGTAAAGGGGTAAGCGAAAAAGCAAATGAACTGAAACAAGCAGGGAAGTTCTTGGAAAGCCATGCATTACAAGCGACTGCACTTGAACTTGCGGAAGGATTTGCGGAGCGTATTCACCAGGAAATCCGTGACCAGTGGGGCTTCCCGGATGCAACAGACTTTACGATGCGTGATCGATTTGCGGCAAAATACCAAGGGCAGCGATTCAGCTTTGGCTATCCGGCGTGTCCGAACCTGGAAGATCAGGAGAAGCTGTTCTCTTTATTAAAACCGGAAAAGATTGGCGTACATTTAACAGAAGGCTTTATGATGGAGCCGGAAGCAAGTGTATCAGCTATTGTATTTGCCCACCCGGATGCTCGTTATTTTAATGTATAA
- a CDS encoding bifunctional homocysteine S-methyltransferase/methylenetetrahydrofolate reductase (catalyzes the formation of 5,10-methylenetetrahydrofolate from 5-methyltetrahydrofolate and S-adenosyl-L-homocysteine and methionine from S-adenosyl-L-methionine and L-homocysteine; expressed in B. subtilis under methionine starvation conditions), with translation MGLLEELQTRVLTADGAIGTLLYSYGLDYCHEEMNIARPDIIEKIHSEYIAAGADIIQTNTYGANRIKLARYGYENRVKEFNEAALKIAKRAASLDGQYVLATIGGIRGIRKSDATLDEILAAFQEQAEVLLAGEPDGFLLETYYDFEELSHCVHLLRSMTDLPIIAQVTMQEPGVLQNLMTLNEAFQDLERLGADIVGSNCRLGPFHTIQAFEGVNLPNKAFLSAYPNASLLDIEDGRVVYESETDYFARAAVELVNQGVRLIGGCCGTTPKHIAAVKKRLANMQPIETKEEKHRSTQFVRIPEPRKQEPLHEKAKRERSVIVELDTPRHLEIDGFVEGAKQLSKAGADVIMMADNSLASPRISNIAMAAILKEQGIRSLPHLTCRDRNLIGLQSHLMGLDALELHDILVVTGDPTKVGDFPGATSVYDVSSMELISLIKQLNKGGSFTGKSLRKQANFSVAAAFNPNVRVLDRAVARLEKKIEHGADYFISQPVYTKEKIIEIYEATKHLETPIYIGIMPLTSSRSAEFLHHEVPGIKLSDEVLARMAACGDDKEASTAEGIAIAKELLDTACEYFNGIYLITPFLRYDMTLELMDYVKQYDVESKGVQSNV, from the coding sequence ATGGGTTTACTTGAAGAATTACAAACACGGGTTTTAACAGCCGACGGAGCAATCGGGACACTTCTTTATTCATATGGGTTGGATTATTGCCATGAAGAAATGAATATTGCCCGTCCTGATATTATAGAGAAAATTCATAGTGAATATATTGCGGCAGGTGCAGATATTATTCAGACCAATACATATGGAGCTAACCGCATTAAGCTTGCACGTTATGGTTATGAAAATCGTGTGAAGGAGTTTAATGAAGCAGCGTTAAAGATCGCAAAGCGGGCAGCTTCCCTGGATGGGCAATATGTTCTGGCAACGATCGGTGGTATTCGGGGAATTCGAAAAAGTGATGCAACATTAGATGAAATTTTAGCTGCGTTCCAAGAACAGGCGGAAGTATTACTAGCAGGTGAACCGGATGGATTTTTATTGGAAACGTATTACGATTTTGAAGAATTATCGCATTGTGTCCATCTATTACGTTCGATGACCGATTTGCCGATCATTGCTCAAGTGACGATGCAGGAACCGGGTGTCCTTCAAAATTTAATGACGTTAAATGAAGCGTTTCAAGACTTGGAAAGGTTAGGTGCAGATATTGTTGGGAGTAACTGCCGATTAGGTCCTTTCCATACAATTCAGGCATTTGAAGGGGTTAATTTACCGAATAAAGCTTTTTTATCAGCTTATCCGAATGCATCATTATTAGACATTGAAGATGGTCGAGTAGTTTATGAGTCGGAAACCGATTATTTCGCACGTGCAGCAGTTGAACTCGTAAACCAAGGTGTCCGTTTAATTGGCGGATGCTGCGGGACGACACCGAAGCATATTGCAGCCGTAAAAAAACGTTTGGCGAATATGCAGCCAATTGAAACAAAAGAAGAAAAACACAGGTCTACACAATTTGTCCGAATTCCGGAGCCACGTAAACAGGAGCCGCTCCACGAAAAAGCAAAACGTGAACGTTCAGTTATAGTGGAACTGGATACGCCACGTCATCTGGAAATTGACGGATTTGTAGAAGGGGCAAAACAGTTATCTAAAGCAGGAGCCGATGTCATTATGATGGCTGATAACTCACTTGCTTCACCTCGCATCAGTAATATTGCGATGGCTGCGATTTTAAAAGAGCAAGGAATTCGTTCATTGCCGCATTTGACATGCCGTGACCGAAATTTAATTGGGCTTCAGTCACATTTAATGGGACTTGATGCACTGGAACTTCATGATATTCTTGTCGTGACAGGAGACCCGACAAAAGTAGGGGATTTCCCGGGGGCGACGAGCGTATATGATGTTTCATCAATGGAACTGATTTCTCTAATTAAGCAGTTAAATAAAGGTGGTTCTTTTACTGGAAAATCGCTGCGTAAACAGGCAAATTTCTCGGTAGCCGCTGCCTTTAATCCGAATGTTCGTGTACTGGACCGTGCTGTAGCCCGTTTAGAAAAGAAAATCGAGCATGGAGCAGATTACTTTATTTCACAGCCGGTTTATACGAAAGAAAAGATTATCGAAATCTATGAGGCAACGAAGCATTTGGAAACACCGATTTATATCGGGATTATGCCACTAACATCTTCACGCAGCGCGGAATTTTTACATCATGAAGTACCGGGCATTAAACTGTCCGATGAAGTACTTGCGCGCATGGCTGCCTGTGGGGATGACAAGGAAGCATCGACAGCAGAAGGAATCGCGATTGCTAAAGAGCTGCTCGATACAGCGTGTGAATACTTTAACGGTATTTATTTAATTACACCGTTTTTACGCTATGATATGACGCTGGAATTAATGGACTATGTAAAACAATATGATGTGGAAAGTAAAGGAGTTCAGTCGAATGTATAA